From a region of the Paenibacillus sp. FSL R10-2734 genome:
- a CDS encoding endospore germination permease, with the protein MEKAKISPRQLLILVFMFEIVSAIISGFGAEAKQDAWITAIIGMLGGICLFLLYHRLSLFYPDLPLTEYAKKILGPVVGRVVALLYVVYFLFNGSFVIRDFASMAVSFVFAQTPFLVIIALMLVTVMYVIGKGIEVLSRTAELFFAVLFLVSTTGLTLILTSGNVDLQNLRPVLEEGWFTILKQSIPGTVVFPFGEVIVFLMLFPYVDKPQQVKKTVITGLLISGCFIAFIMMINVSVLGADLFTRTQYPLLTTSQLIEGKAFLERLDALFLVTAIVGGFFRIGLFLYATLIGAATLFGIPSYRKLIIPVGMVMFICSLAMASNNVEFNYTGSRIVRYYVQIPILVIFPLILLLVGWIQEKKKSAS; encoded by the coding sequence TTGGAAAAAGCAAAGATTAGCCCCCGTCAATTGCTTATCCTTGTGTTTATGTTTGAAATCGTCAGCGCGATTATCTCTGGATTTGGTGCGGAAGCCAAACAAGATGCATGGATTACTGCAATAATAGGGATGCTCGGGGGAATTTGCTTATTTCTACTCTATCATCGATTGTCTTTATTTTATCCAGATCTTCCACTTACTGAATATGCAAAAAAAATATTAGGACCCGTAGTGGGTCGTGTCGTTGCCTTGTTATATGTTGTCTATTTCTTGTTTAATGGGAGTTTTGTAATCCGTGATTTTGCCTCAATGGCCGTATCCTTTGTTTTTGCGCAGACCCCCTTTCTCGTTATTATTGCTTTGATGCTAGTCACGGTTATGTATGTCATTGGAAAAGGAATTGAAGTGTTGTCGAGAACTGCGGAGCTTTTTTTTGCTGTGTTATTTCTTGTTTCAACTACCGGTCTAACCTTGATTCTTACGTCTGGGAATGTGGATCTTCAGAATTTAAGACCTGTACTGGAAGAGGGATGGTTTACCATCCTGAAGCAATCTATTCCAGGGACTGTTGTTTTCCCCTTTGGTGAGGTTATTGTGTTCTTGATGTTGTTTCCCTATGTGGATAAGCCGCAACAAGTAAAGAAAACAGTGATTACTGGGTTATTGATCAGCGGATGTTTTATCGCTTTTATTATGATGATAAATGTGTCCGTTCTCGGTGCGGATTTATTTACAAGAACACAATATCCTTTGCTGACAACTTCGCAGTTAATTGAGGGGAAGGCTTTTCTGGAACGTTTGGATGCATTATTTCTCGTCACGGCTATTGTAGGAGGCTTTTTTCGGATCGGTCTATTCTTATATGCGACATTAATTGGGGCTGCAACATTGTTCGGAATTCCATCCTATCGCAAATTAATTATCCCCGTGGGCATGGTCATGTTCATCTGTTCACTAGCAATGGCAAGCAATAACGTAGAATTTAACTACACGGGATCTCGTATCGTTCGGTACTATGTTCAGATTCCGATCTTAGTCATATTTCCTCTAATACTACTGTTAGTAGGCTGGATTCAAGAAAAGAAGAAGTCTGCGAGTTGA